GTTCATCAGTCCTTTTCTTAACTACTTTCAAGATCTTATTTTCCCACGCTGTTGGAGGAAAGGTGTCTCTTTTCCACTTTTATCTTACCCTGATACATGCAGTCTCTGCCGCTCGTACGCCTTGGATTACTGTCTGGAGTAGGTTCTGTGCATTCTTCACAAGGATCTCGTCTGATGATTTGCACCCAGGGGTCACTGCATTGACACTGGAGAGACACCATGCACCCCTTGGGTCACATGAGATTTTGCATGTTCATTTTAGAGACATTCAAATATGTGTACATGTTAGCGATGTAGGcagttcaacttttttttttttactgcatttgaAAGTTCCATTTCTATCTAAACTGTTCTCATTCATAGTAACGGATAAGCTTTGGAATTTCATCTCACCTAGAGATGATGGTCAGTTGGTTGGCAATGGTAAGAATCTGCTCTGCTGTGACACAGAGCTCTTCCGTGCAATGCTTGTCCAAACAGTGGTCTGCTATGACACGCACAAACTGGGTGATTGACTGGCCACTTAAGACTAGATCTTTTGCAGACGTTACAAAAGCGTCTTTGCTCTGCAAGTGAAACAAACTGTTGTCTAGATGGTAttattaattttgtaaaaaaaaaaaactaggtgCTTTTCAACCACTGGGCCGAATGGATCTGAGCACTGTGAGTAACGGTTCCAGTAGCATGGTTTGATGCAATAAAATTCTATCTATAATATAAACACTACAATGGAGAAAGAACCCGTAACCGTATCAACAAGACCAGATCGGAACGGAATGGCACAGTTCCACAACGAGAACCATTCAGCCCGAAGGTGAAAAAGCGCTTGTTGTCACTCTCTTACCTGAATTGGCCCTTTCCTTTTTAGGTACTGGGCCATGTGATAGAGCTTATCTGCCATTTCTTTAGTCACTCTGACAATCTGGTTACCCTGGTCATCCCACTTCTCCGTCTCTTGTTTCAGAAAGAGAGATGTGTAAGAGAGAGTCGAATCCACTGAGCTGAACACTGGCACTCTTGTGCTCCTCTGGGATGTCACATCCTGGgggtaaataaatattgtttacatACAATACCTTGATCTGAAATGTTTTCTGTGATCAGCGATAATATTTCAATAATTTTGTTACCTTATTTGGTTCCCGATTAGCCACATCTTTAAAATTGGTGCTCAGTTTGCTTTTAGTAGAACCTTGATTATTTGTGGACACAGGATCTATTTCTCTTTTTACAGGATGCAATGTGTCCTTTTGTGTGAAACTTGTTGCTGTTTGAGGCTTGACAAATCTGCTGTACTCTTTGCCCTGCAACCCACGCTTGATCTGTTCTTTTGTGACCTCAAGAATTCCATCCACTTTACAAATTTCCTCTACAAGATAATGTGCCTTTGCTGACCAGCACTGTGACTGAATATCAAGAGTTGAAGTCTCGCCAATGCTTTGGGTCTCCACAATTAATCTGGCTCTACTCACAATGTCTGACATCTGAAATGACAAATGGTCATTAATAACCCTTAGGCTTGATCTCTCCCTTGGGTCTCTAATGAAATTGAAACAGTCTTGGATAGACTCTGTGGTGGTTTTAACATTCTGCACAAGCAATTCTGCTGCACCTTCAAACTGTGCCAGAGCATCTTCGCTTTCAATGATACCATCTTTTGTTTGGACAGAGCATGCCAAGGCAACAGCATTTTGAATTGCAGTCACATAATCCTTGTTAACTTTGCTCAGGAGACAAGAAAGTGCCTTCATTTTAATTTGAAGCTGTCTCTGAAGCAGCTCTGACTTTGCCAGCACCAGGACACTAGAGAAAGACACATTATTAACACCCTCAGCAGCCTGTAGGTATGAGTCTGTAAGTGTCTTCACCTCTTCTTGTAATTCTCTTAACAGTTTTACTTTATAGCTGTCTCGACAGTTCAAAGACGATAGTCTTGCGGCTTCTTGTATACGAAGTGAGTTCTCAGACATAGCTGCCAACCATTTCTTGGGTGTCATTTGGTGTTTGATTAGCTTGCCATCAGTCGTGGCTGTTCCCAGTATCCTATCCAATGAGGTTAGCAGCACTTGGATGGACAAGGCCCAAAGCATGCAGAGACCATCTAGCTCATCGGTTTGAGTTGGCCTTGAACCAGTTAGGTCTATGAGATTCTTGGTGTTCGTTTGAGCTTTTTGAAGCTTACTCTGCAAAGCTGTAATACTCTCATGACACTCATGACCCAACACCTTGATGTCCACTGTGGTCACAAGTTGCACAGCATCTGCGCATAAACACATGACCTCTGTGAGTTCCTGTGTGATTGATTCCAACATACTAGGTACGTAGTTTTGGAAAATGGAATAAACAGCATGGTACCATATTCCTGCCACTTGCAGCAATATCTTACGTGCATTATTGATGAGGTCTGAAAATTGCATACTGTGCTTATAAATGCTATCTGTACTCATGGCTGAACTCATTGCCGTTTCCTGTGCTGTCTGGACAAGTAGGGGAGTCAGAGACACTAGTTTGGACCGCAGATTTTCCAGTTCTTGATTATTAGCTGTGTCTATGACACTCGCGGCCTCTCTTGCAGCTTGCACATAATTGTTCGAAAGTCCCAAAACTCCAGTGCATGCTATGTTGAGTGCCTCTACATCTTTACCTTTGGTCATGCTGAGAACTTGACACAAAAGAGGTAACAAATCAATATTGTGGAGCTGTACGACAGGTTGAGATTCTATAACAGGTGCAGTCCACTCTTCTTTGATGTTTGGTTCATGGTGCTCCATGATTGAATGAACACTCTGATTCTCCAAACCGTCTTTGAGCTCACATGGGATTTCTTCACTAGTGAAGCTGTGCACTGAAGACTCTGGTTCTCTTTTTTCATCAGTTGATGTCTGATGTTCTGAAATAGGGATACTGCATGGTACTGTACTGGCAGTCTGGCGGGCTCCTTCACGCAAAGGGCTGAGCAGATGTGGATGCTGCAAACCATCAAGCCCTTCACATAGAATCTCAAAGTACTTTAGAGATGTCGAGATGCTATCAGAAAGCAATGAGAATGCTTCATTGCTAAGAATGGTGTAAGAATAGATATCAGTGACATAGCTGGTCACCTCCGCTGCAGAGCTCTCAGCTTGTTTTACCAGAACCAGCAGTCCGTTGCGGTAGATTGGATTGTCACTTTTATCAACATGTTTTCTTGAAAAATGGATCACCTGGCTCATGTGGCCAATGAGCAGACTTGCCTGTTTTGTGAAGAA
The genomic region above belongs to Myxocyprinus asiaticus isolate MX2 ecotype Aquarium Trade chromosome 23, UBuf_Myxa_2, whole genome shotgun sequence and contains:
- the LOC127413521 gene encoding uncharacterized protein LOC127413521 → MPSLLEDGLIKTRSIEQVVAPLSIHLCHLILLCESETELDQFTQLEAAAKAVAKSSKNMAAVASRLVADSDDNFLKIEMVPLVESLTVSGQHVLLATQKLSIQPEITEHREELIEATQNVLLGVVKILLVEDNATIRKITAAADWLLYCLTQVGASADISSLLKAFQVYSKAMLLLHNLVGERIQELRDNKQQVLLKASLETLKKCVSMLHTAMYMTIKHPNSEEGQAAKQYILSQVDSTVNDIVATIMSKCEPAATGSCGYYTKIRNKLLELLSAPGSVKDGGFDIMLRDLVFHSMMVANTSRRKLQFEVTANCNLVLKFWSEISQQIKCSDDQSQLANKCASLLQQIYKLDDAMIKATLFQVMDIFVSSSTPLEQLVHTVSCIFQDTKDSYKLDVETVRLQSDAFIAHAEKIAEVAGFISALACDEKNLEGINNSKTCLIRLKEAIVTLVPELEEDMMHCCETLQKLKEMHQRWVEEMEQLLHCCSSIIDVKNFVCLALKEMRRDWMACVEAHKDQDAQFFTKQASLLIGHMSQVIHFSRKHVDKSDNPIYRNGLLVLVKQAESSAAEVTSYVTDIYSYTILSNEAFSLLSDSISTSLKYFEILCEGLDGLQHPHLLSPLREGARQTASTVPCSIPISEHQTSTDEKREPESSVHSFTSEEIPCELKDGLENQSVHSIMEHHEPNIKEEWTAPVIESQPVVQLHNIDLLPLLCQVLSMTKGKDVEALNIACTGVLGLSNNYVQAAREAASVIDTANNQELENLRSKLVSLTPLLVQTAQETAMSSAMSTDSIYKHSMQFSDLINNARKILLQVAGIWYHAVYSIFQNYVPSMLESITQELTEVMCLCADAVQLVTTVDIKVLGHECHESITALQSKLQKAQTNTKNLIDLTGSRPTQTDELDGLCMLWALSIQVLLTSLDRILGTATTDGKLIKHQMTPKKWLAAMSENSLRIQEAARLSSLNCRDSYKVKLLRELQEEVKTLTDSYLQAAEGVNNVSFSSVLVLAKSELLQRQLQIKMKALSCLLSKVNKDYVTAIQNAVALACSVQTKDGIIESEDALAQFEGAAELLVQNVKTTTESIQDCFNFIRDPRERSSLRVINDHLSFQMSDIVSRARLIVETQSIGETSTLDIQSQCWSAKAHYLVEEICKVDGILEVTKEQIKRGLQGKEYSRFVKPQTATSFTQKDTLHPVKREIDPVSTNNQGSTKSKLSTNFKDVANREPNKDVTSQRSTRVPVFSSVDSTLSYTSLFLKQETEKWDDQGNQIVRVTKEMADKLYHMAQYLKRKGPIQSKDAFVTSAKDLVLSGQSITQFVRVIADHCLDKHCTEELCVTAEQILTIANQLTIISSVNAVTPGCKSSDEILVKNAQNLLQTVIQGVRAAETACIRGLKQPEPNSEAAKAAAFCFQWKKSLLIHRAQEQLNPETDDLGLRRISQHSAAPSLAPPINVSDSYK